One Rhizoctonia solani chromosome 1, complete sequence DNA window includes the following coding sequences:
- a CDS encoding aminotransferase class I and II protein, which translates to MNTFLSEHSGQDSPASFNQGMYDWHSEHLPASQAPYSGVGMQPGYSEHEFTMASGPQFQYNPSMPLQQRPSFGVLPPANDVDYRGSSPHSAPPSGGNSPWSTGSVPAQEVMYHPDIEISKFNRGSRGSMNSLSLTSMRTSHALSNGHAYTSKMGMRPHALSVSNMGPNEEQPWNLIPCSMPFAQDGVGSTGIPGVAGTSFFLRSPTPTKRQRTNQACEKCRERKAKCNGARPTCQRCAARGHICEYAKERRMRGPNKTGRRGSQADIEDPIDSPGRPATSLDLDVSETTGHRDESPASSRPGSRRSSSEVAQGEPGSLSASKSTSGSPEPQLRSGASAPISLPILSNGNLSLAQYRTDSSAARHPVTPSAYLLNQSLGVWNHTGETQTATGLGISEHRTREDAVSSDFPSGDIQTLHYSVSDVSSSSTPITPDRFDYAWPSDNHSPQQNTFAYVHNDKSMLPIPEFDGESNSLGELPVVKLHSFLHKLTHPRSRSRERKKSEDKESSAHGNERPSSPHQHQHPQPYSETPKAQSSAHPIGHMSTLGVATPSLQRSRSPSPLHLKARHSHKGLPQTVNPDEETVPGIQHPGSTGVIYCTDRAMANGFSYGDPAWANLDIPDAPPRPQTVNLPHDSLEYAPTTGVKELRKAVADLYNHTYRQGKKSQYTYENVCIVPGGRAGLSRVAAVIGDVYCGYQVPEYTTYSEVLSVFKRLVPIPTALTPESRYKIDINQAKKDIGSQGLQVIVASNPRNPTAMVVRGEELRDLVRLCENHCTVVLDEFYSWYIYSDDEKEAGVSVSAAAYVEDVDDDAVVIIDGLTKNWRLPGWRVCWVVGPRNLISALSQSGSFLDGGANHPLQLAAVPLLDPEYVKQSKLALQKHFRAKRDHVLKRLEKIGLPVAITPESTFYIWLDLRALPAPLNDGLTFFEELLKEKTIVVPGIFFEINPAHRRDLFSSPCHHFVRISYGPPLADLDKGLDAIERVFRRAKREGLDNIGSFVIGGLVKSPTEGHFPGVAH; encoded by the exons ATGAACACTTTCTTATCTGAACACTCCGGCCAAGACTCACCTGCGTCGTTCAACCAAGGGATGTACGACTGGCACTCGGAGCATCTTCCTGCATCGCAAGCTCCATACAGTGGTGTCGGCATGCAGCCCGGATACTCCGAGCACGAGTTTACTATGGCCTCTGGCCCTCAGTTCCAGTACAATCCTTCCATGCCCCTGCAACAGCGGCCATCGTTTGGCGTCCTTCCACCAGCCAATGACGTCGACTACCGTGGCTCGTCTCCTCATTCGGCCCCGCCATCAGGCGGCAATTCACCCTGGAGCACCGGCTCGGTCCCCGCGCAAGAAGTCATGTATCACCCTGATATCGAGATTTCCAAGTTCAACCGTGGTTCCCGTGGCTCTATGAACTCACTATCCCTCACATCTATGCGTACGTCCCACGCGCTCTCTAATGGACACGCATATACATCAAAGATGGGCATGCGGCCTCATGCTCTATCTGTGTCGAACATGGGCCCCAACGAGGAGCAGCCCTGGAACCTCATCCCCTGTTCTATGCCTTTTGCCCAGGATGGTGTCGGATCTACTGGCATCCCCGGCGTCGCTGGAACCAGTTTCTTCCTCAGGAGTCCCACACCTACCAAGCGACAGCGCACTAACCAAGCCTGCGAAAAGTGCCGTGAACGTAAGGCCAAG TGTAATGGCGCCCGTCCAACCTGCCAACGTTGTGCAGCCCGTGGTCACATCTGTGAATACGCCAAGGAGCGCCGAATGAGGGGGCCGAACAAGACAGGGCGTAGGGGCTCCCAAGCTGATATCGAGGACCCCATTGACTCTCCCGGACGGCCGGCCACTTCACTCGACCTCGACGTGTCTGAAACAACGGGTCATCGGGATGAATCTCCCGCCAGTTCCCGGCCCGGTAGTCGTCGATCATCGTCCGAGGTCGCTCAGGGTGAACCAGGTTCACTATCCGCCTCCAAGTCCACTAGCGGTTCACCCGAGCCTCAGCTCCGGTCAGGAGCTTCGGCCCCTATTAGTCTGCCGATTTTGAGCAATGGGAACCTCAGTCTGGCTCAGTATCGCACCGACTCGTCGGCTGCGCGTCATCCCGTGACGCCCAGCGCATACCTTCTGAATCAGTCATTAG GTGTATGGAACCACACCGGAGAGACCCAGACAGCGACTGG GTTAGGCATTTCTGAGCACCGTACGCGCGAGGACGCTGTGTCTTCAGACTTTCCATCTGGGGACATACAAACGCTTCACTATTCCGTCAGCGACGTTTCTTCGTCATCTACACCGATTACCCCGGATCGATTCGACTATGCCTGGCCTTCTGACAACCATTCACCCCAACAAAATACCTTTGCATATGTACACAATGACAAGTCAATGCTTCCTATTCCCGAGTTTGACGGCGAGTCAAATTCCTTGGGCGAGCTTCCG GTCGTCAAACTGCATTCCTTCCTGCACAAACTCACCCATCCCCGTTCGAGATCGCGGGAACGAAAGAAGTCAGAGGATAAAGAGAGCTCGGCCCACGGTAACGAGCGTCCTAGTTCTCCTCATCAGCATCAACACCCTCAGCCCTACTCGGAAACGCCCAAGGCACAGTCCTCAGCCCACCCTATTGGACACATGTCGACTCTTGGAGTCGCAACGCCTTCCCTTCAACGTTCGCGTAGCCCGTCTCCTCTTCATCTAAAGGCAA GGCATTCGCACAAAGGTCTGCCTCAAACCGTGAATCCGGATGAGGAAACCGTGCCGGGAATCCAGCATCCCGGTAGTACTGGGGTCATCTATTGTACCGACCG TGCCATGGCCAATGGGTTTAGCTATGGTGACCCTGCGTGGGCAAACTTGG ATATCCCTGATGCACCTCCGCGGCCGCAGACGGTGAATTTGCCCCACGATTCGCTCGAGTATGCACCTACCACTG GCGTCAAAGAGCTCCGCAAGGCAGTCGCTGATTTGTATAATCACACCTATCGGCAGGGAAAGAAGAGCCAATACACATATGAAAACGT GTGCATCGTTCCTGGCGGACGCGCCGGGCTTTCGCGAGTGGCTGCGGTCATTGGTGATGT TTATTGCGGCTACCAGGTGCCCGAGTATACGACTTATAGTGAAGTCTTGAGTGTTTTCAAACGCCTTGTACCGATTCCCACGGC TTTAACGCCTGAG TCGCGTTACAAGATTGACATCAACCAAGCCAAG AAAGACATAGGGTCTCAAGGCCTGCAAGTCATTGTCGCCTCCAACCCCAG GAACCCCACTGCTAT GGTTGTTCGT GGAGAAGAGCTTCGGGACCTCGTACGACTTTGCGAGAACCATTGCACTGTCGTTCTGGACGAA TTCTACTCGTGGTACATTTACTCCGATGACGAAAAAGAGGCTGGCGTCTCAGTATCAGCAGCTGCATATGTCGAAG ATGTTGACGAT GATGCTGTTGTAATCATTGACGGGTTGACCAAAAACTGGCGCCTCCCTGGCTGGCGTGTATGCTGGGTTGTCGGGCCCAGGAACCTAATTTCCGCCCTATCCCAGTCTG GCTCTTTCCTCGATGGCGGCGCCAACCACCC GCTTCAGCTGGCAGCGGTTCCTCTTCTCGATCCCGAATACGTGAAGCAGTCAAAG CTCGCGCTGCAGAAGCACTTCCGGGCCAAGCGTGACCATGTTCTCAAGCGTCTCGAGAAGATCGGATTACCAGTTGCAATCACTCCCGAATCGACGTTTTACATTTGGTTGGACCTTCGGGCGCTCCCGGCACCTCTTAACGACGGTCTC ACATTCTTCGAAGAGTTGTTGAAAGAGAAGACGATCGTCGTTCCAG GCATCTTCTTTGAAATTAATCCAGCCCACCGCAGAGATCTCTTCTCCTCTCCATGCCACCACTTT GTTCGGATTTCTTATGGGCCGCCACTTGCGGACCTTGACAAGG GTTTGGACGCAATCGAGAGGGTCTTCCGCAGGGCTAAGCGCGAGGGTTTGGATAACATTGGA AGCTTCGTCATAGGTGGACTTGTCAAGAGCCCGACCGAAGGCCATTTCCCAGGGGTTGCACACTAG
- a CDS encoding agmatinase: protein MVLAQGRSRSWPHPPRERWPRDQLAGLGWKVKFDGHHQFEEIDAQNDTPLGILKRPRLVSQVCEAVAKVVGDHARKGELPLTLGGDHSLAMGTISGVLSAYPEACVVWVDAHADINTPSTSTSGNIHGMPLSFLLGIAGEVPRVESGPQPFEWIKPILRPDRLVYIGLRDVDNGEKQILREHGIRAYSMHEVDRYGIGRVVELALAYVNPDGNRPIHLSFDVDALDPSVAPSTGTPVRGGLTFREGHYICEAIAETGLLVGLDIMEVNPSLGAGDADSRIPHLHIMFIGNLIRTLPILGIAATAVDASPVPTFGQGSPSLRGVLCALPIVRTLCRKDTGEVDVLTPVGMARGLQTTSTSSRFVVQYASASRWGLPTKANAWNIPGNDINKMPPMCPQPNVPASTYSEDCLYMAIYTPVPSPSVLSNVPILVWVHGGSFEVGSASDPGLDGAALAKGTNSIVVVVQYRLGAFGLVPPTSMSGNSNLAVRDVITSLQFARQVLPSFGGDINKITLAGQSSGAQMIRALLGTPSASGLFSYAALHSDTMDYGFYKPQIITDLQTQLYTNTSGPLAACNDSACQMGISLPDIISAQEEMRNKVQNMYPVTLSGSPIRPVHDGQLLQYTMTGNSFPPAANMKPVLVMTVKDEAGNSIGTNLPAGFPASYFAIPVTTFLGTGRTSTIETSGNYDPDAYGAQAGYTNDSDNTRNAITQLFTDGYWRCPSWTFSRSWASKGGVVYTGEFQNGATYYANQNNAYCKQSGMVCHQDDIYILFGTTPSPTSAQTALTQEIQSRYSSFIRSGVPNPSSGSYAAWAQSGSTDVAALKLGGTGTRPAEACDPTFWGSQVPYDYQVYGL, encoded by the exons ATGGTTTTAGCCCAAGGCAGGAGTAGATCATGGCCCCATCCACCTCGTGAACGCTGGCCTCGGGATCAGCTAGCAGGGCTCGGATGGAAGGTCAAGTTCGATGGGCACCATCAGTTTGAGGAAATAGATGCACAGAACGATACTCCTTTAGGAATTCTGAAGCGCCCCCGGCTCGTGTCTCAAGTTTGTGAGGCTGTGGCAAAGGTCGTTGGTGATCATGCTCGCAAGGGGGAGCTTCCCCTGACCCTCGGCGGCGATCATAGTCTA GCTATGGGGACGATCTCCGGGGTGTTGAGCGCATACCCTGAGGCTTGTGTAGTTTGGGTAGATGCTCACGCCGACATCAATACACCTTCAACCAGCACAAGTGGTAACATCCACGGCATGCCGCTCTCCTTCTTGCTTGGCATTGCAGGGGAGGTACCTCGGGTGGAGTCCGGCCCGCAACCTTTCGAATGGATCAAGCCCATCTTGCGACCCGACCGACTAGTCTATATTGGTCTTCGCGACGTTGACAACGGGGAGAAGCAGATTTTGCGGGAGCACGGTATTCGTGCATATAGCATGCACGAAGTTGACCGATATGGGATTGGCCGCGTTGTCGAACTCGCGCTCGCATATGTCAACCCCGACGGAAATCGCCCAATCCATTTGAGTTTCGATGTGGATGCGCTCGACCCGAGTGTCGCCCCCAGTACGGGGACGCCGGTCCGAGGTGGTCTCACTTTCCGCGAGGGTCATTATATTTGCGAGGCGATTGCCGAAACTGGCCTACTTGTCGGTCTCGATATTATG GAGGTCAACCCGTCCCTGGGTGCTGGTGATGCAGAT TCTAGGATCCCTCATCTGCACATCATGTTCATTGGCAACCTAATCCGCACTCTCCCCATTCTTGGGATTGCTGCTACAGCGGTCGATGCCTCGCCTGTTCCTACTTTTGGCCAAGGCTCCCCCAGCTTGCGTGGCGTCCTTTGCGCACTCCCCATTGTCCGCACGTTGTGCAGGAAGGATACTGGCGAGGTCGATGTGCTCACTCCTGTTGGAATGGCTCGTGGGCTTCAAACCACCTCGACATCTTCCAG ATTCGTTGTCCAATATGCATCAGCCAGCCGCTGGGGATTGCCAACAAAGGCTAATGCCTGGAATATCCC GGGTAATGATATCAACAAGATGCCACCTATGTGTCCTCAGCCAAACGTCCCTGCTTCAACTTACTCCGAAGATTGCTTGTATATGGCTATTTACACCCCGGTTCCCTCTCCTTCTGTATTATCGAATGTTCCCATCCTCGTGTG GGTGCATGGCGGGTCATTCGAGGTTGGATCCGCGTCCGACCCAGGCCTTGATGGAGCAGCTCTTGCCAAGGGCACCAATTCTATTGTTGTGGTAGTTCAGTACCGCCTTGGAGCC TTTGGTTTGGTCCCTCCTACCTCCATGAGTGGTAATTCGAATTTGGCTGTTCGTGATGTAATCACTTCTCTTCAGTTTGCCCGCCAAGTTTTGCCCAGTTTTGGAGGAGACATTAACAAGATCACACTTGCTGGCCAGAGTTCTGGCGCACAAATGATACGGG CGCTGCTCGGTACGCCTAGCGCGTCCGGTCTGTTTAGTTATGCCGCATTGCATTCCGACACTATGGACTATGGATTTTACAAGCCTCAGATCATCACCGACCTTCAAACGCAGCTGTACACAAACACCTCGGGTCCCCTTGCAGCGTGCAACGACTCCGCCTGCCAAATGGGTATTTCCCTACCGGACATCATCTCAGCCCAAGAGGAGATGCGTAATAAGGTACAAAACATGTATCCAGTTACCCTCAGCGGTTCTCCGATTCGTCCAGTCCACGATGGTCAACTATTGCAGTATACGATGACCGGTAATTCTTTCCCCCCTGCGGCCAACATGAAACCAGTACTTGTCATGACAGTCAAGGATGAGGCTGGCAACTCTATCGGGACAAACTTGCCTGCTGGATTTCCTGCTTCATACTTTGCCATACCCGTTACCACATTCCTCGGTACTGGTCGTACTTCAACAATTGAAACTTCTGGCAACTACGATCCGGACGCGTATGGTGCACAGGCTGGGTACACCAATGATAGTGATAATACTCGCAATGCTATCACCCAACTCT TCACTGATGGATATTGGCGTTGTCCGAGTTGGACGTTCAGCCGTAGCTGGGCCTCCAAG GGTGGAGTTGTGTACACTGGAGAATTCCAGAATGGCGCGACGTATTATGCCAACCAGAACAATGCTTACTGCAAACAATCAGGCATGGTCTGCCATCAAGACGATATCTACATCTTGTTTGGCACTACTCCATCGCCTACATCGGCCCAGACTGCATTGACTCAGGAAATTCAATCCCGTTACTCTTCGTTTATTCGTTCGGGAGTACCCAACCCTTCATCTGGATCTTATGCCGCTTGGGCTCAATCGGGCAGTACCGATGTTGCTGCGCTCAAACTAGGTGGTACCGGCACTCGTCCCGCTGAAGCTTGCGACCCGACCTTCTGGGGCTCGCAGGTTCCGTACGACTATCAAGTCTACGGCCTCTGA
- a CDS encoding acyl-CoA dehydrogenase gives MLTNTFDLCQNDLISRVHFILWAQITSFGQLSSVRRASTFYNASVAGLTDEEAEFRNAVYDFAQKEVAPRAAEIDRTNTSPMDLWEKLGSMGLLGITVNEKYGGLGSGYLQHTLAMEALSALRDLSHYLTVPTRTSALIKYTDTAPLGALAMSEPGAGSDVVSMQLKATQKDGGYVLNGNKFWITNGPIADTLVVYAKTGEGSKGITAFIVEKGAPGFSTHQKLDKFGMRGSDTCELVFEDCFIPNENILGKLNKGAGVLMSGLDLERLVLSGGPLGLMQAAFDVAVEYVHERKQFGQPVGAFQLMQGKIADMYTKLNASRSYVYAVARACDRGDISRRDCAGAILYSSDRAVEVAMDAMQCLGGNGYINDYPTGRILRDARLYCVGAGTQEIRRMLIGREFNVELS, from the exons ATGTTGACAAACACATTT GACTTGTGTCAAAATGATCTCATTTCGCGCGTGCATTTCATCCTCTGGGCTCAGATCACGTCTTTCGGCCAGTTGTCCTCAGTTAGGCGAGCCTCAACATTTTACAATGCGTCAGTCGCGGGGTTGACAGACGAAGAGGCCGAG TTTCGAAATGCAGTCTACGATTTTGCACAAAAGGAAGTTGCCCCCCGAGCAGCTGAAATAGACAGGACGAATACTTCACCAATG GACCTTTGGGAAAAGCTAGGATCTATGGGTCTGCTGGGCATCACTGTCAACGAAAAATATGGAGGCCTCGGGTCCGGATACCTCCAGCATACCCTGGCCATGGAGGCCTTGTCTGCGCTTCGGGATCTGTCGCATTATCTTACGGTGCCCACTCGAACCTCTGCGTTAATCAAATACACAGACACGGCACCAC TCGGGGCCCTTGCCATGAGTGAACCTGGCGCAGGCAGTGATGTCGTATCTATGCAGTTGAAAGCAACTCAGAAAGACGGTGGCTATGTGCTCAACGGAAACAAGTTTTG GATTACCAACGGCCCTATAGCAGATACCCTAGTCGTATACGCAAAAACTGGTGAAGGATCCAAGGGAATTACTGCGTTCATTGTTGAGAAAGGCGCCCCAGGATTTTCTACTCACCAGAAACTTGACAAGTTCGGG ATGCGGGGTAGCGATACATGCGAACTAGTTTTTGAAGATTGCTTCATTCCCAACG AGAATATCTTGGGGAAACTGAACAAAGGGGCTGGAGTATTGATGAGTGGACTGGATCTAGAAAGGCTTGTTTTGAGTGGTGGACCCCTAGG TCTAATGCAGGCCGCATTCGATGTGGCGGTAGAGTATGTTCACGAACGGAAGCAATTTGGTCAACCTGTTGGTGCCTTTCAGTTGATGCAAG GGAAGATCGCAG ATATGTACACAAAGCTTAACGCCAGCCGTAGCTATGTGTATGCTGTGGCCAGGGCATGTGATCGAGGTGACATTAGTCGTCGC GACTGTGCCGGTGCGATTCTATACTCGTCGGACAGGGCTGTAGAAGTGGCCATGGACGCAATGCAATGCTTAGGTGGGAATGGGTACATCAATG ATTACCCAACTGGCCGCATCCTCCGGGATGCGCGACTCTATTGCGTCGGTGCCGGCACTCAGGAAATTAGGCGAATGTTGATTGGCCGGGAGTTCAATGTTGAACTGAGTTGA